A single Paenibacillus sp. FSL R5-0517 DNA region contains:
- a CDS encoding STM4012 family radical SAM protein — protein sequence MTTGDSDQSGSNTTITGLREVLAFPYRSYLYSYPHKTAYRELDPPLPLGPMWERENTDTYFLYMHIPFCAARCGFCNLFTLPDRRDDTHERYVDALERQAKQWAPITSRRPYSRFAIGGGTPTLLNEVQLNRLFDIAEHVMGLDPAQASISVETSPDTVTEAKLAIMKERSVDRISMGIQSFIEAEASAIYRPQKPQEVERALEKLTRYDFPLLNLDLIYGLPGQTVESWIYSLERVLAYEPGEVFIYPLYTRENTIVKPDDIRRQGPDIRMELYIAARETLKSKGYVQYSMRRFAKEQSSSKVLLPYSCQEEGMVGLGCGARSYTSEVHYASKYGVSYKATQSIIADYVATERYDVADYGIVLSREEQRRRFILKALLHREGLTLSDYQQRFGTDVMADYPWLSELFTEDMGRVELEEGERVLRLTEEGLGYSDAIGDWLISAEIREQMEGFVFS from the coding sequence ATGACAACAGGTGATTCCGATCAGTCCGGATCCAATACAACGATTACAGGTCTTCGTGAAGTACTCGCATTCCCTTATCGTTCGTATCTGTACTCATACCCGCACAAGACCGCATATCGGGAGCTTGACCCACCACTGCCGCTGGGACCAATGTGGGAACGAGAAAATACCGATACGTATTTTTTATATATGCATATTCCCTTCTGTGCTGCACGTTGCGGATTCTGTAATCTGTTCACCCTGCCGGATCGACGGGATGATACGCATGAACGTTATGTGGATGCGCTGGAACGTCAGGCGAAACAGTGGGCACCCATTACATCTCGAAGACCGTATTCGCGGTTCGCGATTGGTGGAGGAACGCCTACATTATTAAATGAGGTTCAGTTGAATCGTCTGTTTGATATTGCTGAACATGTGATGGGGCTGGACCCTGCGCAAGCATCGATTTCGGTGGAAACGTCCCCGGATACCGTTACGGAAGCCAAGCTGGCTATTATGAAGGAGCGAAGTGTGGATCGTATTAGTATGGGTATCCAGAGTTTCATAGAAGCTGAAGCATCTGCCATCTATCGTCCACAAAAACCGCAGGAGGTCGAACGGGCGCTTGAGAAGCTTACCCGTTATGATTTCCCATTGTTGAATCTGGATCTGATCTATGGTCTGCCAGGTCAAACGGTCGAATCGTGGATCTATTCACTGGAAAGAGTTTTGGCTTACGAGCCGGGCGAAGTCTTTATCTATCCTTTGTATACTCGGGAAAATACAATCGTGAAGCCTGATGATATTCGTCGTCAGGGACCTGACATTCGGATGGAGCTGTATATTGCTGCACGTGAGACTTTAAAAAGTAAAGGGTATGTGCAGTATTCGATGCGAAGATTTGCCAAGGAACAATCGTCCTCCAAAGTGCTTCTGCCTTATAGCTGTCAGGAGGAGGGCATGGTTGGTCTGGGATGCGGCGCACGCTCTTATACGAGTGAGGTACACTATGCTTCCAAGTACGGTGTGAGTTACAAGGCTACACAGAGCATCATTGCCGATTATGTGGCGACTGAACGCTACGATGTGGCGGATTATGGTATCGTGTTAAGTCGTGAGGAACAGAGACGCCGCTTTATTCTGAAAGCCTTGCTGCATCGGGAGGGATTGACGTTGTCTGACTACCAACAGCGCTTCGGTACCGATGTGATGGCTGATTATCCTTGGCTTAGCGAGTTGTTTACGGAAGATATGGGGCGGGTTGAACTGGAGGAAGGCGAACGTGTATTACGTCTGACAGAAGAAGGACTGGGTTACTCCGATGCAATTGGAGATTGGCTTATATCCGCCGAAATTCGTGAACAGATGGAAGGGTTTGTTTTCTCATGA